A part of Ktedonobacterales bacterium genomic DNA contains:
- a CDS encoding PH domain-containing protein produces MSSATPNPPGAANAPTARRGLRRAFSRQSQQSQQPSRRFSGQQADERVIFLKRKHWWFLIKPGWPAITLLALLIGVIIAHLVTPPTYAPIWVLVEAVIGVTFLIFLLRWAFTDVADWWFHVYILTDKRIILAHGLLQPQRKEAPLDKIQQVYADRRGLWQYLLNYGDIILPTSAGPLEVRGIADTRTIVDTILESQSQYAAGHKAPAEVPIKDETLRQVIEDLAKPTVIAPPPSPDPPPRPGVVITPARTFGGPLRLSSKVRYHPDERTVQYIQRHPYVFFRKAAPGGILIVLLLILVLVFHFFFWPLLLIGSVLGLGWIGFCYVDYVDDVYILTTHRVIDIVRGAAIFFEGRAIVEYSKVQDVIVEVPSVVARTFDFGNVRVETAGQQQKVRMKDVPNPFGVQDAIFQRINAVKERDSINAANKQKAELKTWFAVMANALYERRAPDLIGKSFEEAADMLSKQQLVLRVMGEQRYIGLPPGHVLQQTPPPGALLTHEGQVHIILSKL; encoded by the coding sequence ATGAGCAGCGCTACACCAAACCCACCAGGCGCCGCTAACGCTCCCACAGCCAGGCGTGGACTACGCAGGGCGTTCTCCAGACAATCACAACAATCTCAGCAGCCTTCCAGACGGTTTTCGGGACAGCAGGCCGACGAGAGAGTGATCTTTCTCAAAAGGAAGCACTGGTGGTTCCTCATCAAACCAGGCTGGCCGGCTATTACGCTGCTGGCCCTGCTGATCGGCGTTATCATCGCGCACCTCGTCACCCCACCAACGTATGCGCCAATCTGGGTGCTGGTGGAAGCAGTGATCGGCGTCACTTTCCTCATCTTCTTGCTGCGTTGGGCCTTTACCGATGTCGCCGACTGGTGGTTTCATGTCTACATCTTGACCGATAAACGGATTATCCTCGCTCATGGTTTGCTGCAACCCCAGCGCAAAGAAGCGCCGCTTGATAAGATTCAACAGGTCTACGCCGACAGGCGCGGCTTGTGGCAGTACCTGCTCAACTATGGCGACATCATCCTTCCCACTTCTGCTGGCCCCCTTGAGGTGCGTGGGATCGCCGATACGCGCACCATCGTTGACACCATTTTGGAGAGCCAGAGTCAATATGCTGCTGGACACAAGGCGCCTGCCGAGGTACCTATCAAAGATGAGACCTTGCGCCAGGTCATCGAAGACCTGGCAAAACCCACCGTCATTGCTCCACCACCCTCACCGGACCCGCCCCCCAGGCCGGGCGTCGTGATCACTCCGGCGCGCACTTTCGGTGGGCCGCTGCGCCTGAGCAGCAAAGTCCGCTATCACCCCGATGAGCGCACCGTCCAGTATATTCAGCGTCACCCCTATGTCTTCTTCCGCAAAGCGGCGCCAGGGGGCATACTGATTGTACTGTTGCTTATACTGGTACTGGTCTTTCACTTCTTCTTCTGGCCGCTCTTGCTCATCGGCTCAGTGCTGGGCCTGGGCTGGATCGGCTTTTGTTACGTTGACTATGTTGACGACGTGTACATCCTCACGACACATCGCGTCATTGACATCGTGCGCGGCGCGGCCATCTTCTTCGAGGGCCGCGCGATTGTCGAATACAGCAAAGTACAGGATGTTATTGTGGAAGTCCCCTCAGTCGTCGCGCGCACCTTTGACTTCGGCAATGTGCGTGTGGAGACCGCCGGGCAGCAGCAAAAGGTGCGCATGAAAGATGTTCCCAATCCTTTTGGGGTTCAGGATGCCATCTTTCAGCGCATCAATGCCGTGAAAGAGCGCGATTCCATCAATGCCGCCAACAAGCAAAAGGCCGAGTTAAAAACCTGGTTTGCGGTCATGGCAAACGCCTTGTACGAGCGCCGCGCGCCAGATCTGATTGGCAAATCATTCGAGGAAGCCGCTGACATGCTCAGCAAGCAGCAGCTTGTGCTGCGCGTCATGGGGGAGCAGCGGTATATCGGTCTGCCGCCAGGCCACGTCCTTCAACAGACCCCTCCGCCCGGCGCTCTGCTCACTCACGAGGGGCAGGTACACATCATCCTGAGCAAGCTCTGA